A genomic stretch from Chaetodon auriga isolate fChaAug3 chromosome 17, fChaAug3.hap1, whole genome shotgun sequence includes:
- the LOC143335632 gene encoding free fatty acid receptor 3-like — MLLLTVYILTFLMGVPANVLAFCTFCRKVHRKATPIDILLLNLTISDLIFLAFLPFKMKEASDDMAWMLPFPLCPITGFVFYVTIYNSTLLLTAVSVERYLGVAYPLRYSVFRRPRYAVWASLMFWLVTCLNLSVVYIMPYAQWSKGADSGNNNATGPALPPPTCYLDFSEDELAILLPFRLELFLVLFCIPFFICCFCYVKFILILSRLPNIGRRRRLRAIGLALGTLIVFAVCFGPYNASHVVGFVRQESEEWRNVALLSSTFNACLDPFIFYFSSAAVRSMLNHCFRSVRAKVNILRCRGGPQCPRQRPAKSEKYEAPPP, encoded by the coding sequence ATGCTGTTGCTGACCGTCTACATCCTCACCTTCCTGATGGGGGTCCCTGCCAACGTCCTGGCTTTCTGCACCTTCTGCCGCAAAGTGCACCGCAAGGCGACCCCGATCgacatcctcctcctcaacctCACCATCTCCGACCTCATCTTTCTGGCTTTCCTGCCGTTTAAGATGAAGGAGGCCTCTGATGACATGGCCTGGATGCTGCCCTTCCCCCTGTGTCCCATCACTGGTTTCGTGTTCTACGTCACCATCTACAACAGCACCCTGCTCCTCACCGCTGTAAGTGTGGAGCGCTACCTGGGGGTCGCCTACCCCCTCAGGTATTCCGTGTTTCGCAGGCCTCGCTACGCCGTGTGGGCCAGCCTCATGTTCTGGCTGGTGACCTGTCTGAACCTCAGCGTCGTCTACATCATGCCCTACGCCCAGTGGAGCAAAGGTGCagacagtggcaacaacaacgCCACCGGCCCTGCCCTGCCTCCACCCACCTGCTACCTGGATTTCAGTGAGGACGAGCTCGCCATCCTGCTGCCGTTCCGCCTGGAGCTCTTCTTGGTTCTCTTCTGCATCCCcttcttcatctgctgcttctgctACGTCAAATTCATCCTCATCCTGTCCCGTCTCCCGAACATCGGCAGGCGGCGGAGGCTGCGCGCCATCGGCCTGGCGCTCGGCACGCTGATAGTGTTCGCCGTCTGCTTTGGGCCTTACAACGCCTCCCATGTGGTGGGCTTTGTTCGCCAGGAGAGCGAGGAGTGGAGGAACGTGGCGTtgctctccagcaccttcaacGCCTGCCTGGATCCGTTCATCTTCTACTTCTCgtcagcagctgtcagaagCATGTTAAATCACTGCTTCAGGAGCGTCAGGGCGAAGGTGAACATCCTGAGGTGTAGAGGAGGTCCCCAGTGTCCTCGCCAGAGACCCGCCAAGTCTGAAAAATACGAAGCTCCCCCTCCTTAA
- the LOC143335291 gene encoding free fatty acid receptor 3: MTNYQLNLQLTSTLQSLTIGGSATSLLDFHASTSSTEEMYLTFKDFIALSIYIFTFLLGLPANLLVLFVYVRKACKRGATPNVVYALNLCVANLVLVAWLPIKVMETLLQEWRLPAAICIVYSFFLFSSLYGSCLFLTVVTVGRYLSIAFPIIYKRYRRARLSCFVSVVLWALVLLHLGFALVAEGGAHFVSTNGDTVVCYDHFNASQLAVLLPLRLEMAIVLFLLPLIVTSFCTLRCVTLVWHSNLRPMGKRRVLAVALSTLAVFVVCYAPYNASHIVGFVLKENVEWRTYAMLTSSCNVFLEPVVMLMLSPAVSRGIMGRICGRQSHFSQIEGSRYQCNSGKGVANVKIPPTLSEKSQAGPEVTKVSQSEVAAGRDFLGKAIITNPKGEMG, from the exons ATGACGAAttatcagctgaatctgcagctcacCTCAACTTTACAGAGCCTTACA ATTGGCGGCAGTGCTACCTCTTTACTGGACTTCCATGCATCCACATCTTCAACTGAAGAGATGTACTTGACTTTCAAGGATTTCATCGCTCTCTCCATCTACATCTTCACCTTTCTGCTGGGCCTTCCCGCCAACCTGCTGGTCCTTTTCGTGTATGTGCGCAAGGCCTGCAAGCGCGGCGCCACGCCCAATGTGGTCTACGCCCTCAACCTGTGCGTAGCCAACCTGGTGCTTGTGGCCTGGCTGCCCATCAAGGTTATGGAGACTTTGCTTCAGGAGTGGAGGCTGCCAGCAGCCATCTGCATTGTCTacagcttcttcctcttctcctcgcTGTATGGCAGCTGTCTGTTCCTCACCGTCGTGACAGTGGGGCGCTACCTCAGCATCGCATTCCCCATCATCTACAAGAGATACCGCCGTGCCCGACTCTCCTGCTTCGTCAGTGTTGTCTTGTGGGCCTTGGTGCTCCTCCACCTCGGTTTTGCTCTGGTGGCTGAAGGAGGAGCTCACTTTGTGTCCACTAATGGCGACACCGTAGTCTGCTACGACCACTTCAACGCCTCCCAGCTGGCTGTTCTGCTGCCTCTGCGCCTAGAGATGGCCATCGTCTTGTTTCTTCTGCCTCTTATTGTGACGTCTTTTTGCACACTGCGCTGCGTTACCCTGGTATGGCACTCAAATTTGCGTCCTATGGGAAAGAGAAGAGTCCTGGCTGTGGCGCTCTCCACCCTGGCCGTGTTTGTGGTGTGCTATGCACCCTACAACGCCTCGCACATCGTGGGGTTTGTGTTGAAGGAAAACGTCGAGTGGAGGACGTACGCAATGCTGACGAGCTCCTGTAATGTTTTCCTGGAGCCCGTGGTCATGCTGATGCTGTCGCCAGCGGTGTCCAGGGGAATCATGGGAAGAATCTGTGGACGGCAAAGCCATTTCAGCCAGATCGAAGGGTCTCGGTATCAATGTAACAGCGGCAAAGGTGTCGCAAATGTCAAGATACCGCCGACACTATCTGAGAAGAGCCAGGCGGGGCCCGAGGTGACTAAAGTAAGTCAGAGTGAGGTCGCAGCAGGACGAGACTTTCTGGGAAAAGCAATCATAACAAATCCAAAAGGAGAAATGggataa
- the tekt2 gene encoding tektin-2, translating into MSALPAKPGLRHSVPEWYSNNHQLSATAQHERDVSNVIRQEGRSLRDKTNCETTWDERDTSRRLSDRAWDVARWKETLETCAQKVDKEMEALTLSKEQTEQALAATAVPLEVSSECLTLRDGRRGYELVIDPVDEQLKKEVALIEKVQQVLQQHIDEAFEQLCLLQEARQHLTADLQDKMDALDIDMSCLSLTIKSPEISLKINPTRIPSGSSTPQEWVQFSQYNVAQAQQAMQVSQQMREDMSLTRAQLQNELDTQRRATEFALRKRNHHEEQARNELEWQINNTEDEMAEMESDIHGLDADLQAKTAFLKLAHTRLENRTNRPGMDLCRDEVQHGLINEVHQLESTIMALEQKLSEAQHSLQKMRLHHSRMLQDLSRKQEALSLEQRSLSTRARLSSTSCTDKTPVPLVPLTNSSGRSNLQLLAQ; encoded by the exons ATGTCTGCACTTCCTGCAAAGCCTGGCCTGCGCCACAGTGTGCCGGAGTGGTACAGCAACAACCACCAGCTGTCCGCCACAGCACAACATGAGCGAGATGTTTCTAATGTGATCCGGCAGGAAGGGAGGTCACTGCGCGACAAGACCAACTGTGAG ACAACCTGGGATGAAAGGGACACCTCTCGCAGGTTGAGTGATCGGGCCTGGGATGTTGCCCGGTGGAAAGAGACGTTAGAAACCTGTGCACAGAAAGTGGATAAAGAAATGGAGGCTCTGACTCTG TCTAAGGAGCAAACCGAGCAGGCCCTGGCTGCGACTGCCGTTCCGCTGGAGGTCAGTAGTGAATGCTTGACACTGAGGGACGGACGGCGCGGGTACGAGCTTGTCATTGACCCCGTGGACGAGCAGCTGAAAAAAGAAGTGGCACTAATTGAAAAAGTGCAGCAagttctgcagcagcacataGACGAGGCCTTTGAGCAACTGTG CCTTCTGCAGGAAGCTCGGCAGCACCTGACTGCCGACCTCCAAGACAAGATGGACGCCCTGGACATTGATATGTCCTGCCTCTCACTTACAATTAAGTCACCCGAGATCTCCCTGAAGATCAACCCAACTCGCATACCATCGGG TTCCTCCACCCCACAGGAGTGGGTCCAGTTCAGCCAGTATAATGTGGCTCAAGCCCAGCAGGCCATGCAGGTGTCCCAGCAAATGCGGGAGGACATGAGCCTCACCAGAGCCCAG CTGCAGAATGAGTTGGACACTCAGCGCAGGGCCACAGAGTTTGCTCTCCGTAAGCGTAATCACCATGAAGAGCAGGCCCGCAATGAGCTGGAGTGGCAGATTAATAAT ACTGAGGAtgaaatggcagaaatggagAGCGACATCCACGGGCTGGATGCAGACCTGCAGGCGAAGACGGCCTTCCTGAAACTGGCTCACACCAGGCTGGAGAACAGGACCAACAGACCTGGCATGGACCTGTGCAGAGACGAG GTGCAGCACGGCCTCATTAATGAAGTCCATCAGCTGGAGTCCACAATCATGGCCCTGGAACAGAAGCTTTCTGAGGCACA GCACTCTCTGCAGAAGATGAGGCTCCATCACTCGCGCATGCTGCAGGATCTGTCCAGGAAACAGGAAGCTCTGTCTCTGGAACAACGGAGCCTGAGCACCCGCGCCCGCCTCTCATCCACCTCCTGCACTGATAAGACTCCGGTGCCGCTGGTCCCACTCACAAACTCCAGTGGGAGGAgcaacctgcagctgctggctcaGTGA